The Pochonia chlamydosporia 170 chromosome 1, whole genome shotgun sequence genome window below encodes:
- a CDS encoding inositolphosphorylceramide-B C-26 hydroxylase (similar to Aspergillus terreus NIH2624 XP_001214390.1) yields MPARTLPTFTRAEVEAHNSASSCYVTIGSKVYDVTDFVDDHPGGGSLIVEYAGKDVEEILKDPTSHHHSEAAYEVLDDSLVGFVVNEKSAAANGSAKPANGNGTVKSQDPTYVHPRTGMSCEEDLSKDTDYTQDFKKHKFLDLGKPLFMQVWNGGFSKEFYLDQVHRPRHYRGGASAPLFGNFLEPLTKTPWWMVPTLWLPFVAYGVYLANQGLQNPMVVAAYWVFGVFFWTFVEYCLHRFLFHLDGYLPDNRVFITLHFLLHGIHHYLPMDKYRLVMPPTLFVVLASPFWKLAHTIFSYNWYAATAVYCGGIFGYICYDLTHYFLHHENLPLWYKQLKKYHLAHHFLDYELGFGVTSKFWDQIFGTELQTPIKTT; encoded by the exons aTGCCGGCCAGGACGCTACCTACATTTACTCGCGCAGAGGTAGAGGCGCACAACTCGGCCTCTTCTTGCTATGTCACTATTGGATCCAAGGTGTACGACGTGACCGACTTCGTTGATGACCACCCTGGTGGCGGAAGCTTGATTGTCGAGTATGCTGgcaaagatgttgaagaaatcCTCAAGGACCCcacctcacatcaccactcGGAGGCTGCCTACGAAGTTCTTGATGATTCTCTTGTCGGTTTTGTCGTGAATGAAAAGTCAGCTGCCGCAAATGGGTCCGCAAAGCCTGCCAACGGAAATGGAACTGTCAAGTCCCAAGATCCTACCTACGTCCATCCCCGAACCGGCATGTCCTGCGAAGAAGACCTGAGCAAGGATACCGACTATACTCAAGAtttcaagaagcacaagTTTTTGGACCTGGGCAAGCCTCTGTTCATGCAGGTTTGGAACGGCGGCTTCAGCAAGGAGTTCTATTTGGACCAGGTCCATCGACCTCGACATTACAGAGGTGGTGCATCGGCGCCTTTATTTGGTAACTTCTTAGAACCGCTCACCAAGACTCCATGGTGGATGGTACCTACGCTGTGGCTCCCTTTTGTTGCCTACGGTGTCTATCTTGCCAATCAGGGGCTCCAGAACCCGATGGTTGTTGCGGCATATTGGGTCtttggcgtcttcttctggaCCTTTGTGGAATACTGTCTACACCGATTCCTCTTCCATCTAGATGG TTACCTCCCTGATAACCGCGTATTCATTACTCTGCACTTTTTGCTTCATGGAATCCACCACTATCTTCCCATGGACAAGTACAGATTGGTCATGCCTCCTACGCTGTTTGTCGTGCTGGCCTCGCCATTTTGGAAACTGGCACACACCATCTTCAGCTACAATTGGTATGCTGCTACCGCAGTCTACTGTGGTGGCATCTTCGGGTACATTTGCTACGACCTGACGCACTACTTCTTGCACCACGAGAACCTACCTTTGTGGTACAAGCAGCTGAAGAAGTATCATCTCGCACACCACTTCCTCGACTATGAACTCGGCTTCGGCGTCACCAGCAAGTTCTGGGATCAGATCTTTGGCACGGAGCTTCAAACTCCCATCAAGACGACATAA
- a CDS encoding von Willebrand factor (similar to Metarhizium acridum CQMa 102 XP_007813594.1), producing MSFFQDLKARVLRTPSPQPGSRAPSRSTSPMPWNRSSSNKAEQSEKAPDYPSEKGAGGSSAFNSTPEDSPPPYTPTATTAPPAVTVTEPPREFSDNDRYANLSNFDTVFLIDDSTSMSWSDRADGVTRQEEAREALGAIAEVVVKYDGTGIDMHFLNHRATKQGENGEMVLTSEPGKAPGGYYNIKSAKEVDEIFTKVIARGLTPTGSRLEDIFRPYRKEMADAEESKKRSIRDVQPMNLIIITDGDATDYPGTVILQIVRQLEDLDAPSFQFGIQFFQIGSDTKATEALNALDNELKHGKECPRDIVDTTPCQWDESGHVKQLTSEAILKVVLGAVDKRIDEMKLDSKK from the exons ATGTCTTTCTTTCAAGACCTGAAAGCTAGGGTTCTCCGAACGCCCTCACCCCAACCAGGGAGCCGAGCACCAAGCCGATCAACTTCCCCTATGCCGTGGAACCGTTCGTCTTCAAATAAGGCGGAGCAGTCTGAAAAAGCTCCAGACTATCCATCTGAGAAAGGTGCCGGTGGTTCTT CTGCATTTAACTCTACGCCTGAAGACTCCCCGCCTCCATACACACCAACTGCCACTACTGCACCACCTGCAGTGACTGTCACAGAGCCGCCCAGGGAATTCTCGGACAATGACCGTTATGCGAACCTGTCAAATTTTGATACTGTTTTTCTCATCGATGATTCTACTTCTATGAGTTGGTCAGACAGAGCCGACGGTGTCACgcgtcaagaagaagcacgTGAAGCTCTCGGGGCAATCGCAGAAGTTGTCGTCAAGTACGATGGCACCGGTATTGATATGCACTTTTTGAATCACCGGGCCACTAAGCAGGGGGAAAACGGCGAAATGGTTCTTACATCAGAACCAGGCAAAGCACCCGGCGGCTACTACAACATAAAGAGTGCGAAAGAGGTCGACGAGATCTTTACAAAGGTCATTGCTCGCGGCTTAACTCCGACAGGGAGCCGCCTAGAAGACATCTTCAGACCGTACAGAAAGGAAATGGCGGACGCCGAGGAGAGCAAAAAGAGATCCATACGCGACGTCCAACCTATGAATTTGATTATCATTACTGACGGGGACGCTACTGATTACCCCGGGACAGTGATACTCCAGATCGTGAGACAGCTTGAAGATCTTGACGCTCCATCTTTTCAGTTCGGGATTCAATTTTTCCAGATTGGATCGGACACGAAGGCAACAGAGGCTCTGAATGCACTCGATAATGAGCTGAAACATGGAAAGGAGTGTCCTCGAGACATAGTCGATACGACGCCCTGCCAGTGGGATGAGAGCGGACACGTCAAGCAACTTACCAGTGAGGCGATTCTCAAAGTCGTTCTCGGAGCTGTGGACAAACGAATCGACGAAATGAAGCTTGACAGCAAAAAATGA
- a CDS encoding protein kinase-like protein (similar to Metarhizium robertsii ARSEF 23 XP_007824871.1), translated as MSNSERTKPPRPLNRLEQRKLQDRTRALYGDSPPPQRHAAPYPEGEIIYHCNDKYAVRHGDAVTKYTINPHGMGANDHPNEAQVLRFIKAHTTIPVPEVISSDWDRITMTYVEGQTLKQAWPELTPDQRSNIMAQLRDYIAQMRALGGIHLGRLDGQGVVVPCIMTRSGGPFGTMTELHEWLVRPPMRLPTQSMYWHQITTQLGADYPIVFTHGDIAARNILISEGRIVALLDWEYAGWYPEYWEYVFALRGMDNIDWETLGQHLPSLFTKRYDFEYILLEFILRLS; from the coding sequence ATGTCAAATAGCGAGAGAACTAAGCCCCCACGGCCACTCAATCGCTTGGAGCAAAGAAAGCTGCAAGATCGAACGAGAGCTCTTTATGGCGATTCACCACCGCCTCAACGACATGCCGCCCCATATCCCGAAGGCGAGATCATCTATCACTGCAACGATAAATATGCCGTGCGACACGGCGATGCTGTCACGAAATATACAATAAACCCTCACGGCATGGGTGCGAACGACCATCCCAACGAAGCGCAAGTGCTGCGCTTCATTAAGGCACATACTACGATTCCCGTACCTGAAGTCATCAGCAGCGATTGGGACCGCATTACCATGACATACGTTGAAGGTCAGACACTGAAACAGGCATGGCCGGAGCTTACACCTGACCAGCGCTCAAATATCATGGCCCAGCTTCGCGACTATATCGCCCAAATGCGTGCCCTTGGTGGCATCCATCTCGGCCGCCTTGATGGGCAGGGTGTTGTGGTTCCCTGCATCATGACGCGCTCTGGCGGACCGTTTGGCACCATGACCGAGCTTCATGAGTGGCTTGTTCGGCCGCCGATGCGGTTACCAACGCAGTCGATGTATTGGCACCAGATTACGACCCAGCTTGGTGCTGATTATCCCATTGTGTTTACGCATGGTGACATTGCCGCACGAAACATTTTAATATCTGAGGGCCGTATCGTTGCTCTTTTGGACTGGGAATATGCAGGATGGTACCCAGAGTATTGGGAATATGTTTTTGCACTGCGAGGGATGGACAATATTGATTGGGAAACACTGGGCCAGCATCTTCCGTCTCTCTTCACTAAACGCTATGATTTCGAATATATCCTTCTGGAATTCATTCTCAGGCTTTCCTGA
- a CDS encoding adenylosuccinate lyase (similar to Aspergillus terreus NIH2624 XP_001208498.1) produces the protein MANQTAASGKSPFDSYQTSLTTRYCSPAMSKLFSQRSRHSTWRKLWLGLAESEKELGIDTVTNEALEQMKAHLEVTDEDFEVARVEEKRRRHDVMAHVHAFGNVAPAAAGVIHYGATSCFVTDNTELILMRDALQLLAKKLAKVISNLSSFALKWKSEPTLAYTHLQAAQLITVGKRAAQWAQDLMLDLHSIEQVISELKFRGAQGTTGTQASFLEIFQGDSAKCDKLNDLLCGKFGFPGCYDVSTQTYTRKVDLIIANAVAGIGSSAQKITGDIRHLAHWKEIEEPFDSSQIGSSAMAYKRNPMRSERVYSLSRELLSKPSSFQATHADQWMERTLDDSAVRRIDIPETMLLADAILIGLDNITDGLVVYPKRIAAHVQSELPFMVTETIIMRLVAHGESRQEAHEQIRVLSHEAGSVVKNEGKPNDLVERIRNNDFFKPIWGDLDGMLKAELYTGRSAEIVDKYCGPGGPVEKAMAPYADYIKGVATAELDV, from the exons CCAGACGTCTCTCACGACGCGGTACTGCAGCCCCGCCATGTCCAAGCTTTTCAGCCAGCGATCTCGGCACTCGACCTGGCGCAAGCTGTGGCTCGGCCTCGCAGAGAGCGAGAAGGAGCTTGGCATCGATACCGTTACCAATGAGGCCCTGGAGCAGATGAAGGCTCATCTTGAGGTTACGgatgaggactttgaggTTGCGCGTGTGGAGGAGAAGCGTCGGAGACAT GATGTCATGGCC CATGTCCACGCTTTCGGCAATGTTGCCCCTGCCGCAGCCGGCGTCATCCACTACG GCGCAACGAGTTGCTTCGTAACCGACAACACGGAACTGATCCTCATGCGTGACGCTCTCCAACTCCTAGCCAAGAAGCTCGCCAAAGTCATTTCCAATCTCTCCTCCTTCGCCCTCAAATGGAAAT CCGAGCCCACCCTCGCCTACACTCACCTCCAAGCCGCACAACTCATCACCGTCGGCAAGCGAGCCGCCCAGTGGGCACAGGACCTGATGCTCGACCTCCACAGCATCGAGCAGGTCATCAGCGAGCTCAAGTTCCGCGGCGCCCAGGGAACCACCGGCACGCAGGCGTCCTTCCTCGAGATCTTCCAGGGCGACTCTGCCAAGTGCGACAAGCTGAACGACCTGCTGTGCGGCAAGTTTGGCTTCCCGGGGTGCTATGACGTGTCTACGCAGACGTACACGCGCAAGGTGGACCTGATTATTGCGAATGCCGTCGCGGGGATTGGATCGTCGGCGCAGAAGATTACGGGTGATATTCGCCATCTGGCGCACTggaaggagattgaggagcCGTTTGACAGCTCGCAGATTGGATCGTCTGCCATG GCTTATAAGCGAAACCCA ATGCGTTCCGAGCGCGTCTACTCACTCTCCCGAGAACTTCTCAGCAAACCCAGCTCTTTCCAGGCCACACACGCCGATCAATGGA TGGAACGCACGCTCGACGACTCTGCCGTCCGCCGCATCGACATCCCAG AAACGATGCTCCTCGCCGACGCCATCCTGATTGGtctcgacaacatcaccgaCGGCCTGGTCGTGTACCCCAAGCGCATCGCAGCACACGTCCAGTCCGAGCTGCCCTTCATGGTCACCGAGACCATCATCATGCGGCTAGTCGCGCACGGAGAGTCGCGACAGGAGGCGCACGAGCAGATCCGCGTTCTGTCCCACGAGGCGGGGAGCGTGGTGAAGAACGAGGGCAAGCCGAATGATTTGGTGGAGCGCATTCGAAACAATGACTTTTTCAAGCCTATCTGGGGGGATCTGGATGGCATGCTCAAGGCTGAGCT GTATACTGGTCGTAGTGCGGAGATTGTGGACAAGTACTGCGGTCCTGGGGGGCCGGTTGAGAAGGCGATGGCGCCGTATGCGGATTACATTAAGGGTGTTGCGACTGCTGAGCTTGATGTTTAG
- a CDS encoding HET-C domain-containing protein HetC (similar to Coccidioides immitis RS XP_001246532.1) yields MASLPLPRGTWLLVLGICLVMLPGKAAAFGAGNIPSIAQVEGHNWRHGDIEDMLTSLTFLHGSKWTSMLIKRTYFGNWLRDYSQAVDVGSLKGVNAATIRILVWVLSFMAFGYATEEFEVTEERLGCYRPEEHIDNPLGYADGLDARKFDPRLRGPVEPVETEIDMKTGMKNYIANETGQWATSAGYIRFSFARSIHFGRLYTSGQHGKGKDENLCEALRCLGQALHCLEDFGAHSNYCELALRELGYSNVFPHCGTQTEINVHGKRIYPIVTGTFGAVDFLHSVIGEANDHFTQSEVDEVDVALKNAEGARSGSVATGDRGLFDGSGPTDFISLLSKLPDVGGSFASEAQELKAASEAQERENQRARADNVNIVPGMSPDFDPVKTAKRIYPILVFRDKIVKAISRGIAKVPGLEKLLEHISETLTAFVLGLLAPFIRPIINSVTKVLKDGSSGVISASSKSQLEPWENDRCSDPTHSMLSKDHFTNVLNSCAGRVATTILQYAVPRVLFAWENPNVPVNEVVDDVLRSFHHPALRNENIEIQAEMYNTVRKWADEHPRRHELNNILSSASVKAGKNHVLKQGTKASGGHSHGAFDTLSQLGHGKVAGSLWSQVRTRDLDSLSGNDGDQASNYVSSSPAPQTSKMPTPPSYSSTSGEAASYMNEANTFQAGYNAPPPPGQYYESYGQQPPPGGPQGYPGPGPQGYGPPQGQWQQPPQGYGGQGYGPPQGGYPYGQGQGQGQPPSWNQYSGQGRY; encoded by the exons ATGGcatctcttcctctgccgCGGGGCACATGGCTCCTAGTTCTCGGCATTTGCTTGGTGATGCTTCCTGGCAAGGCCGCTGCCTTTGGAGCTGGAAACATCCCATCTATAGCGCAG GTTGAAGGACACAACTGGCGTCATGGAG ATATCGAGGACATGCTCACCAGCCTCACCTTCTTGCACGGCAGCAAATGGACATCCATGTTGATTAAACGGACCTACTTTGGCAATTGGCTGCGCGACTACTCCCAAGCCGTCGACGTCGGCAGTCTCAAGGGCGTCAATGCCGCAACCATTCGCATTCTC GTCTGGGTCCTCTCATTCATGGCCTTCGGCTACGCCACCGAGGAATTCGAAGTAACAGAAGAACGCCTCGGCTGCTACCGCCCTGAAGAACATATCGACAACCCCCTAGGATATGCTGATGGCCTCGACGCCCGCAAATTTGACCCCCGCCTCCGCGGGCCAGTCGAACCTGTTGAAACGGAAATCGACATGAAGACGGGCATGAAGAACTACATTGCCAACGAGACAGGGCAATGGGCCACCAGCGCGGGATACATCCGCTTCAGCTTCGCCCGCAGCATACACTTTGGCCGGTTGTACACGAGCGGTCAGCacggcaaaggcaaggaCGAGAATCTCTGCGAAGCCCTCCGCTGTCTTGGCCAAGCCCTCCATTGCCTGGAGGACTTTGGTGCTCACAGCAACTACTGCGAGCTGGCGCTCCGCGAACTCGGCTACTCCAACGTGTTTCCTCACTGCGGAACGCAAACTGAGATCAACGTCCACGGCAAGAGAATCTACCCCATCGTCACGGGCACCTTTGGCGCCGTCGACTTTCTGCACTCCGTCATCGGCGAAGCGAACGACCACTTCACCCAATCTGAAGTCGACGAGGTTGATGTCGCGCTGAAGAATGCTGAAGGCGCAAGAAGCGGCTCCGTCGCCACTGGTGATCGCGGACTCTTCGACGGCTCCGGTCCAACGGACTTCATTTCCTTGCTGTCCAAGCTCCCCGACGTAGGAGGCAGCTTCGCATCTGAAGCCCAAGAACTGAAAGCCGCGTCAGAAGCCCAAGAGCGAGAGAACCAGCGCGCCAGAGCCGACAACGTCAACATCGTCCCCGGCATGAGCCCCGATTTCGATCCCGTCAAGACGGCGAAGCGCATCTACCCGATCCTCGTGTTCAGagacaagattgtcaaggCCATCAGCCGTGGCATTGCCAAAGTCCCCGGCCTAGAGAAGCTTCTCGAGCACATCAGCGAGACCCTAACAGCCTTTGTTCTCGGCCTGCTCGCCCCCTTTATCCGCcccatcatcaactccgTCACCAAAGTCCTCAAGGACGGTTCATCCGGCGTTATTAGCGCCAGCTCCAAGTCCCAGCTCGAGCCGTGGGAAAACGACCGATGCTCAGACCCAACACACTCCATGCTCTCCAAAGACCACTTCACCAATGTCCTCAACTCGTGTGCCGGCCGCGTCGCCACCACTATCCTCCAATATGCCGTTCC CCGCGTCCTCTTCGCCTGGGAAAACCCCAACGTCCCTGTAAACGAAGTGGTCGATGACGTCCTCCGCTCATTCCACCATCCCGCTCTGCGCAACGAAAACATCGAAATCCAAGCCGAGATGTACAATACAGTCAGGAAGTGGGCGGATGAGCACCCCCGTCGCCACgaactcaacaacatcctctCCTCAGCATCAGTCAAGGCAGGCAAGAACCACGTCCTCAAGCAAGGTACCAAGGCCAGCGGTGGTCATTCCCACGGCGCGTTCGACACCCTCAGCCAACTAGGCCATGGTAAAGTGGCAGGTTCACTGTGGTCGCAGGTCCGTACTCGCGATTTGGACTCCCTGTCTGGAAATGACGGTGATCAAGCGTCCAATTATGTATCCAGCTCGCCTGCTCCGCAGACAAGTAAAATGCCCACGCCACCTTCGTACTCATCAACCAGCGGAGAAGCAGCTTCGTATATGAATGAGGCGAATACTTTCCAGGCTGGGTATAAtgctccgcctccgccggGACAGTACTACGAGAGTTATGGACAGCAACCACCTCCAGGAGGTCCGCAGGGATATCCAGGACCAGGACCTCAAGGCTATGGGCCGCCGCAGGGACAGTGGCAACAACCTCCCCAGGGGTATGGCGGGCAAGGATACGGTCCTCCTCAGGGAGGATATCCGTATGGTCAGGGACAAGGCCAGGGACAACCACCTTCTTGGAATCAGTATTCCGGCCAGGGACGGTATTAG
- a CDS encoding von Willebrand factor (similar to Metarhizium acridum CQMa 102 XP_007813594.1): protein MPTFSNVRDKLFRKSSGRSEKQPSPSRDITHTNPYTSGNPTLLVSSYDDAPPEYTPSPTTTPQHPASIPREISDNDRYANLGNFDTILLIDDSGSMAGSLWKEAEAALKSIAEIITKYDEDGIDIYFLNHKSKNESGKSHKLNGGYYNVTSQRKVEQIFSSVRPRGATPTGMRLEDILRPYRKQLRTANDVSDVKPINLIVITDGEPTDNPRQAIVPAARELEQLYAPSYQIGIQFFQIGSSKDATRALRELDDGLKEEGIRDIVDTTPCQWADERAGRVSALTGDAILKAVLGAVDKRIDSMEIGRRR, encoded by the exons ATGCCCACATTTTCCAATGTCAGAGACAAACTGTTCCGGAAATCCTCAGGTCGCTCTGAAAAGCAGCCATCTCCTTCTCGGGACATTACTCACACCAACCCATACACCAGCGGTAATC CAACATTACTAGTATCATCATATGACGATGCTCCTCCCGAGTACACTCCTtccccaaccaccacaccacaacACCCAGCCTCAATCCCCAGAGAAATATCCGACAATGACCGCTACGCAAATCTCGGAAACTTCGACACAATCCTGCTCATCGACGACTCCGGCTCCATGGCCGGCAGTCTCtggaaagaagcagaagcagctcTAAAGTCTATCGCcgaaatcatcaccaaataCGACGAGGACGGCATCGACATATACTTCCTGAACCACAAGTCCAAAAACGAGTCCGGCAAAAGCCACAAACTCAACGGCGGGTACTACAACGTGACTAGCCAACGAAAAGTTGAGCAAATATTCAGCTCTGTACGCCCTCGCGGCGCTACACCCACAGGAATGAGACTCGAGGATATACTGCGGCCGTACAGAAAACAATTACGGACGGCTAATGACGTGTCTGACGTAAAGCCCATTAACTTGATTGTTATTACGGACGGGGAACCAACCGATAATCCTAGACAGGCAATCGTCCCGGCGGCAAGGGAGTTGGAGCAACTTTACGCGCCGTCGTATCAAATTGGTATTCAGTTCTTTCAGATTGGTTCATCTAAGGATGCGACACGGGCTCTGAGGGAATTAGATGATGGGctgaaggaggaggggatAAGGGATATTGTTGATACGACGCCTTGTCAGTGGGCGGATGAGCGGGCGGGAAGGGTGTCGGCTCTTACTGGTGATGCGATTCTTAAGGCTGTACTTGGTGCTGTTGATAAGAGGATTGACAGTATGGAGATTGGACGCAGGAGATAA
- a CDS encoding CC1-like family splicing factor (similar to Coccidioides immitis RS XP_001243659.1) → MSGLDVEALLEATAQSAAQPNSNTQIDDSSRSDRNGRAQNGSEREGSKSRDDSRDRGRDADNDRRRRDRRDSPTRHRKGTPGETTPRSDTGSHRSRRRSESRDRDRYNSRRHRDGDYYRGRRGRSRSRSRSPRRRYRPRDDRDRRDRRERSDRRDQGRGRDQSPGKRSRSPKLNEDERDSRTVFVQQLAARLRSDKLKRFFEENAGPVNEAQIVKDRISGRSKGVGYVEFKDEETVQKALQLTGKPLAGIPIIVKLTEAEKNRQARNTEASSGHPNSIPFHRLYVGNIHFNVTEQDLQAVFEPFGELEYVQLQKDDNGRSRGYGFVQFRDATQAREALEKMNGFDLAGRPIRVGLGNDKFTPESTANLMHRFSGQNNFQGSAFSGAGGRGGQSSTFDRAGGRDSDKAGGASALDDTDVAGVNFNNYSRDALMRKLARTDEIPNGREDQAVVKPKTEAKPLPVNVNMASRCVVLHNMFDPEEEEGDDWVKELEDDIRSEAERQYGHVVHIAVDPNSKGDVYLKFDKVQGGENAIKGLNGRYFGGRMINASPVVDAVYSSLFSRTRAI, encoded by the exons ATGTCGGGCTTGGATGTCGAGGCCCTCTTGGAGGCCACAGCTCAAAGTGCAGCACAGCCAAATTCCAATACTCAGATCGATGACTCTTCCAGAAGCGACCGGAATGGTCGCGCTCAGAACGGATCTGAGCGCGAAGGCTCCAAGAGCCGCGATGATAGCCGCGATCGTGGCAGAGACGCTGACAATGATCGCCGTCGACGTGATCGTCGAGATTCTCCTACAAGACATCGTAAGGGCACTCCTGGCGAAACCACCCCACGGAGTGATACTGGAAGCCACCGCAGTAGACGCCGCAGCGAAAGCCGGGATAGAGACCGGTACAACTCACGCCGACACAGGGACGGTGATTACTATCGTGGACGACGCGGGCGATCCCGCTCCCGCTCAAGATCCCCTCGTCGGCGTTATCGCCCTCGAGATGACCGAGATCGTAGGGACCGCCGCGAGCGCTCTGACCGCCGAGACCAGGGTCGAGGACGAGATCAATCCCCGGGCAAACGGTCTCGTTCACCCAAGTTGAATGAAGACGAGCGGGACAGCCGAACCGTTTTCGTTCAGCAGCTTGCTGCTCGTTTGCGAAGTGACAAGCTAAAACGATTCTTCGAAGAGAATGCCGGTCCAGTAAACGAGGCTCAGATTGTCAAGGACAGAATCAGTGGACGATCCAAGGG AGTTGGTTACGTTGAAttcaaggacgaagaaacGGTTCAAAAGGCACTTCAGCTCACTGGAAAGCCATTGGCAGGTATTCCTATTATTGTCAAGCTCACAGAAGCTGAGAAGAATCGACAAGCTCGCAACACCGAAGCGTCCAGTGGACACCCGAACTCTATTCCGTTTCATCGCCTATACGTTGGTAATATTCACTTCAATGTCACGGAACAGGACCTGCAAGCCGTCTTTGAACCATTCGGTGAACTCGAATATGTCCAGCTTCAGAAGGACGACAATGGTCGCAGCCGTGGATACGGGTTTGTTCA ATTCCGTGATGCAACCCAGGCTCGCGAGGCTTTGGAAAAGATGAACGGCTTTGACCTTGCAGGCCGACCTATCCGAGTCGGTCTGGGCAACGATAAGTTTACCCCTGAGAGCACGGCCAACTTGATGCATAGGTTTTCAGGACAGAACAACTTCCAGGGCTCTGCGTTCTCAGGAGCAGGAGGCCGCGGTGGCCAGTCTTCCACGTTTGACAGAGCCGGCGGCCGAGACAGCGACAAAGCCGGCGGCGCCAGCGCCCTCGACGACACCGATGTCGCAGGAGTAAACTTTAATAATTACAGTCGCGATGCATTGATGAGAAAACTTGCCAGAACCGACGAGATACCTAATGGAAGAGAAGACCAGGCCGTTGTGAAACCCAAGACTGAAGCGAAGCCACTTCCtgtcaacgtcaacatggCTAGTCGCTGTGTAGTTCTGCACAACATGTTCGACCCTGAAGA ggaagaaggtgatgatTGGGTCAAAGAACTCGAAGATGACATCCGATCAGAAGCCGAGAGGCAGTATGGACATGTCGTTCACATTGCTGTCGATCCTAACTCCAAGGGTGACGTTTATCTCAAGTTCGACAAAGTCCAAGGCGGTGAAAATGCAATCAAAGGCCTAAACGGGAGATATTTCGGCGGAAGGATGATTAATGCATCTCCGGTTGTCGATGCTGTCTATAGCAGTCTCTTCTCCCGCACCAGAGCCATTTAA
- a CDS encoding extracellular protein (similar to Colletotrichum gloeosporioides Nara gc5 XP_007286102.1) produces the protein MKAFATALSVLSAAGLTTAHMDMTNPPPLRHKSNPNSGSNIDYSYTSPLEASGSNFPCKGYLKDVGTPAGKSVASWTPGQQQQITITGGANHNGGSCQASFSFDNGKTWKVVHSWIGNCPAAGTSQLDFTVPSDTPAGDAIFAWSWFNQVGNREMYMNCAVVTIGGAGKKKRGSTASIQSRPDMFVANVGNGCGTTEGTDVMFPDPGPDVSMTSKKTGPPTGQNCGKAGNSPAPVPSSGNGGNGGNGGNGSPKPTASSQSPDASNPTPTKKPGGVNNGQTKPTNVPVEVTQSVPVSVPSQTPEAPPTGAPPTGGNGTCTPGSYGCTSDGKAWQVCGGAGAWIRGTECGSGTTCQVNPANNSPYCMTGKF, from the exons atgaaggcattCGCAACCGCTCTCTCCGTCCTCTCGGCCGCCGGcctcaccaccgcccacATGGACATGACCAACCCTCCTCCCCTGCGACACAAGAGCAACCccaacagcggcagcaacatcGACTACTCGTACACTTCCCCCCTCGAAGCCAGCGGCTCCAACTTCCCCTGCAAAGGCTACCTCAAGGACGTGGGCACCCCCGCTGGCAAGTCCGTCGCCAGCTGGACCCccggccagcagcagcagatcACCATCACCGGCGGCGCGAACCACAACGGCGGTAGCTGCCAggcctccttctccttcgaCAACGGCAAGACCTGGAAGGTTGTCCACTCGTGGATCGGAAACTGTCCCGCGGCGGGAACCTCGCAGCTCGACTTTACGGTGCCGTCGGACACGCCTGCCGGTGATGCCATCTTTGCGTGGTCCTGGTTCAACCAGGTTGGTAATCGGGAGATGTACATGAACTGCGCGGTTGTTACTATCGGCGGCgcgggcaagaagaagcgcgGCAGCACGGCGTCTATCCAGAGCCGTCCGGATATGTTTGTTGCGAATGTCGGCAACGGGTGTGGCACTACTGAGGGAACGGATGTCATGTTCCCTGATCCCGGGCCAGATGTCTCCATGACGTCTAAGAAGACGGGTCCTCCTACCGGTCAGAACTGCGGCAAGGCTGGCAACTCGCCTGCTCCTGTGCCCTCGTCTGGAAATGGAGGCAACGGCGGAAACGGAGGAAACGGAAGCCCTAAGCCCACTGCGTCTTCCCAGTCCCCCGATGCCTCTAACCCGACTCCCACCAAGAAGCCCGGCGGCGTGAACAACGGCCAGACCAAGCCTACGAATGTGCCTGTCGAAGTTACGCAGTCTGTCCCCGTCTCTGTGCCCTCGCAGACTCCTGAGGCTCCTCCTACCGGTGCTCCTCCCACCGGCGGCAACGGCACCTGCACGCCCGGTTCTTACGGCTGCACCTCCGATGGAAAGGCCTGGCAGGTCTGCGGCGGTGCCGGCGCCTGGATT CGCGGCACGGAGTGCGGTTCCGGAACTACTTGCCAGGTCAACCCTGCCAACAACAGCCCCTACTGCATGACTGGCAAGTTCTAA